GGTGATCACCACGTCGGACGCGCGGACGGCCTCCACCGTGAGGATCTTCGGGATCTCGGCGGACAGGTCGATACCGGCCTCCGCCATCGCCCGGACAGCGACCGGGTTGACGGCGTCGGCCGGAGCGGACCCGGCGGAGCGGACCTCCACCCGGCCGCGCGCGAGATGGGTGAGGAAGGCGGCGGCCATCTGCGAGCGGCCCGCGTTGTGGACGCACACGAACAGCACGGACGGCCTGGGACGGGAGTCGGACATGTGCGGAGCCTTCCGGAGCGGTGACGGTGGCGCAGGCCGCCGGTGCGGTGTCAGGGGCCGAACTCACGCGGGGGCGGGCAGCGGGCCGCCCGCGGGGCGGGTGAGGATGCCGGCGAGGCGGTCGGTCGCCTCGGGCAGCAGCCAGTAGTACACCCAGGTGCCGCGGCGCTCGCAGTCGATCAGTCCGGCCTGGCGCAGCAGTTTGAGGTGGTGGGAGATCGTCGGCTGGGACAGGTCGAAGGCCGGCGTGAGGTCACACACGCAGACTTCGCCGCCGGCCCGGGAGGCGATCATCGACAGCAACCGCAACCGGACGGGATCGCCCAGGGCCTTGAAGACCTTTGCCAGCTCCACGGCCCGGTCCTCGTCGAGCGGCGCCGTCAGCAGTCCCGGGCAGCAGCCCGCGGCGCCGTCGTCCTGGTCGATCACCGGAAGTTCCTGTTTCGACATACGTCTATCTTGACGTCCCTCAGGCGCAAGGCGCAAGGTTGTATCAATGAACGTCAATATAGGCCGTTCCGGGCGTGGTCACGCCCAGTCAACCGGGAGTCGAGCCATGAGCGAGCAGACCACCGATCTACGCGAAACCGTCCGCCGACGCTACGCCGCCGCGGCCGTGCAGGTCACCGAAGGCGGCACCGCCTGCTGCGGATCGCAGCCGGTCGAGATCGACGACGCCTTCGGATCCACCCTCTACGCGCCCGCCGACCGCGAGCAGCTGCCCGCCGAAGCGGTGGCCGCCTCCCTCGGCTGCGGCAACCCCACCGCCGTCGCCGAACTCCGCGAGGGCGAACGCGTCCTTGACCTCGGCTCGGGCGGCGGCATCGACGTCCTGCTCTCGGCCCGCCGTGTCGGCCCCACCGGCAGGGCGTACGGGCTGGACATGACCGAGGAGATGCTCGCCCTCGCCCTCGCCAACACGGCGAAGGCCGGCGTCACCAACGTCGAGTTCCTCAAGGGCGTCATCGAGGCGATCCCCCTGCCCGCCGCGACGATCGACGTCGTGATCTCCAACTGCGTGATCAACCTGTCCACCGACAAGGAGGCCGTCTTCGCCGAGGCCTTCCGTGTCCTCAAGCCCGGCGGACGTATGGGCGTCTCCGACGTCGTCGCCGACGACGCCCTCACCCGCGCCCAGCGGGCCGAGCGCGGCGACCACGTCGGCTGCATCGCGGGCGCCCTGTCCTTCACCGAGTACCACCGCGGCCTTCAGGCGGCCGGGTTCACGGACATCGAGATCATCCCGACCCACGCGGTCGCCGACGGGATGCACTCCGCAATCGTCCACGCCACCAAGCCCGGCGCGGCAGCCCCCGTAACCGACGGCCGCGAGAACTGACCGGGTGTCCAGCCCGCTCCACTGCGGACGTCCCGGCGGCTTCGCCGAGGGCGCCGCAAGGGCCGTCAGGCATCGCGGAACGTGCCGGTCGGCTCAAGTGCTCATGCCGGGGGCGGAGTTGAATAGGAGTGGAAGAAGCGTCCGCATGACACACCAGGAGGTGACAGCCATGCGTACGACATTCACGCCGGAGTTCTACGAACTCTTCGCCGTGCTCCTTGTCGCGGCCGTCGCCGTGACGATCGTCGTGGTCGCGGTGGCCGACTCGTTCCTCGTCAAGCTGCTCCACCGTATGCCCCACCGGCCTAGGCCGACCGCGCGGCCGACCGCCCCGCCGGACGTTCCGCGTGAGGGCCGAACAGCCCCTCCCGTCCGGCGCACACCCGTGCCACGGTGAACCGATGCCTCGTCCGTGAGGGAGAGCCCCGGAAACAACGGAAGGCGGTGGTCCCGGTGGAACTGCCCGTGGTCGTCGGTGTCGTCGGTGTCGACGGAGGCCGGGTCGGCGGATGCGGTGCCGCCGGAAGCGGTGCAAGGTGTAGCCGCACCGCTCGGCCCCGTCGGCCGCACGCCGCAGCACCACACTCCGCCGCACCACGCGGCCTGCCCGGTGGCGGTCGTCCCGCACGGGAACGGACGTGACCGTGGCAGCAGGGCCGGCAGCAACCCCGCCTCACACCCCGCAGGAGCACCCCATGATCGTTCGAGAGAGTCGCAGCACACCCGGCTGCCGCCACCCGTACGGGGCATCCGAGCGTACGGGGACCGGCACTCCACCGGTCACGGGGAACACCGGCACCGGTCGTACGGCGGGGCGGCCGTGAACCCGGCACGGGCCCGGGCCGGGAAACCCGGCGACACCCTCGCCCCCGTCCTGCGCGACGTCCGGGCCGTCGTCCTCGACACCGACGGGGTGATCACGGACTCCGCGCGGGTGCACGCCGCCGCCTGGAAGACCGCCTTCGACACCTTCCTGCGCGCCCACCCTCCCGAGGACCCGCACCAAGGGCGTCCGTTCGACGAGCGGGACGACTACCTGCGGTACGTGGACGGCAAGCCCCGTCCCGACGGCGCCGCCGCCTTCCTCGTCTCCCGCGGTCTCGACCCGCTCGCCGAGACGGTGCGGGAGGTGGCCGCCGACAAGGAGCGGCTCTACACCGGCATGCTCCGCGAGCACGCCGTCGACGCCTACCCGGGGACGGTACGGCTGCTGCGCGCCCTGCGCCGCAGGGGAGTGCCCCTGGCCGCCGCCTCCGCGTCCCGTCACGCCGGTGAACTCCTCACCGGGGCGAAGGTGCTGGACCTGTTCGACACGCTCGTCGACGGCGGGGAGGCGGCCCGGCTGGACCTGCCGGGCAAACCGGATCCCGCCCTGTTCCTGGAGGCGGTCCGCCGCCTCGGTGTCCCCGCGGACCGTGCCGCCGTCATCGAGGACGCCCTGGCGGGCGTGGAAGCGGGCCGCCGCGGCGGTTTCGCCGTGGTCATCGGAGTGGACCGCACGGCGGGCCCGGGCACCGGTGAAGCACTGCTGAGGCACGGCGCCCACCTCGTCGTACGGGACCTGGGGGCGCTCGTCGGAACCGGAACCGGAACCGGAACCGGAACGGGAACGGGAGCGGCGCGGTGACGGACCGGACGTGGGAGTACGAGGGCTACGACCCCGCCGACGAACGCCTCAGGGAGTCGCTGTGCACCCTCGGCAACGGCTACTTCGCCACGCGTGGAGCGCTCGCCGAGTGCGCGGCGGACGACGTGCACTACCCGGGCACGTACGCGGCCGGCTGCTACGACCGGCTCACGTCCGAGGTGGCGGGACGGCGGACCGACAACGAGGACATGGTCAACCTGCCGAACTGGCTGCCGCTCCGCTTCCGTCTGCGGGATGAGAAGGGCTACGGCGCCTGGTTCACGCCGGACACCACGACCGTCCTGGAGCACGGCCAGACCCTGCACCTCTCCTCGGGCCTCCTGGAACGGCGCACCCGGTACGCCGATGCCGAAGGCCGCGTCCTGGCGGTGCGCCAGTTGCGCCTGGTGCACATGGCCGACCCGCATCTGGCCGCGCTGCGGACCGAGTTCACGGCGGAGGACTTCGCCGGTGACCTCGAGGTCGAGGCAGCTCTCGACGGCGCCGTCACCAACGCGGGCGTGGCGCGCTACCGGGATCTGGACGGCCGCCACCTGACCCATGTGCACACCGACACCGCCGCCCCCGACACGGTCTGGCTGCGCTGCCGTACCCGTACCTCCGACATCCGCATCGGCATGGCGGCCCGCCTCGTCGCGGACACACCCGTGTCGGTCCGGCACACCTCACTGAGCGCCGTCCAGCGCACCCTCCTGCCCCTGGCCCCCGGCCGCACGGTGAGCGTCGACAAGACCGTCGCCCTGCACACGTCCCGCGACCCGGCCATCAGCGACCCGCTGCGGGCCGCGGTCGACCGGGTGAGCAGGGCGCCCGGCTTCGACGAACTGCTGGAGTCGCACATCACGGCCTGGGACCAGCTCTGGCGCCGGGCCGAACTGAACGTGCCGGGCGAGGCGGGTCACATCCTGCGGCTGCACCTCTTCCACGTCCTGCAGACCCTCTCCCCGCACACCGCCGACCTCGACGTCGGCGTCCCCGCCCGGGGTCTGCACGGCGAGGCCTACCGCGGGCACGTCTTCTGGGACGAGCTGTTCGTCCTGCCGTACCTCAACCTGCACTTCCCCGAGGTGTCCCGCGCGCTGCTGCGCTACCGGCACCGGCGCCTCGAAGCGGCCTGTGCCGCCGCCCGCGCGGCCGGCCGCACCGGCGCGCGCTACCCCTGGCAGAGCGGCAGCGACGGCCGCGAGGAGACCCAGGAGCTGCACCTCAACCCCCGCTCCGGGCGCTGGCTGCCCGATCACTCACGGCTCCAGCACCACGTCGGCTCGGCGGTGGCGTACAACGTGTGGCAGTACTGCCAGGCGAGCGGGGACGCCGAGTTCCTGCACACCAAAGGCGCCGAGATGCTCCTGCAGATCGCCCGCTTCTGGGCGGACTCGGCCACGTACGACGAGAGCCTGGGACGGCACCGCATCCTCGGCGTGGTCGGACCCGACGAGTACCACGACGCCTACCCGGACGCGAAGGAGCCCGGCCTCGACGACAACGCGTACACCAACGTCACGGCCGCCTGGGTCCTCACCCGCGCCCTCGACGTGCTGGAGAACCTGCCCGAACCGCGCCGGCGTGAACTCGTCGAACGCGCGGCCCTGGACGGCGGCGAACTCGAACTGTGGCAGGACGTGTCCCGCAGCCTCCACGTGCCCTTCCACGACGGCGTCATCAGCCAGTTCGAGGGCTACGGCGACCTCGCCGAACTCGACTGGGACGGCTACCGCGAGAAGTACGGCGACATCCGCCGCCTGGACCGGATCCTGGAGGCGGAGGGCGACTCCGTCAACCGCTACCAGGCGTCCAAGCAGGCCGACGTACTGATGCTCGGCTACCTCTTCTCACCGTCCGAACTCCAGGCGCTCTTCAGCCGCCTGGGCCACCGGCTCGACGAGGACACCTGGCGACGCACGGTCGACCACTACCTGCGACGTACGAGCCACGGCTCCACGCTCAGCGGCCTGGTCCATGGGTGGGTGCTGGCCCGGGCCCGGCGCGCCGAGGCCTGGACGTTCTGCCAGGAGGCCCTGCGCGGCGACATCGCCGACCTGCAGGGCGGCACCACCGGAGAGGGGATCCACCTGGGCGCCATGGCCGGCACCCTGGACCTCGTCCAGCGCGGACTGACCGGCCTGGAGACCCGCGAAGACGCCCTGTGGCTCGACCCGGTGCCCCTGCCGGAACTCTCCTCCTACGGCTTCACCCTCCGCTACCGGGGCCACTGGGGCGTACGCCTGCGCATGGAGCGCGGAAGCCTGGAGATCACGGTGCCCTCGTCCGACCGGCTGCCCATCGAGGTCCGGCTGCCCGGCCGCGCGGTGTCGGTGCAGCCGGGGGAGACCTGCCGGCTGGTGTTGCCGGACCGGGAAGCGTGAGCCGGAGTCCCCGCGACCCGGAGGCCGGTCAGGTGACGACGGCGATCGGACCGCCGGTGAGGTGCACGAGTGCGTGAGCGACCGGACCGAGCCCGCCACCGGGCCGACGGCCCACCACCAGCAGCTCGGCGCTGCCGGAACAGCGCACCAGGGCCCTGACCGGGGCCGACAGGACGACGTCCTCCAGGACCCGCACGGACGGGTACTTCTCGCGCCACGGGCGCAGCGCGTCGGCCAGCAGCTCCATCTCCCGGTGGACACGGGCGGCGTACCGTGACGCCGAGACCGCACGGTCCGCCTCCCCTTCCGCCACTCTGTCCGGGGGCGTACCCACGTGTACGGCGTGGAGCCGCGCGCCGTGCAGGCGCGCCGTGTCGAAGGCGAAGTCGACGGCTCCGCCCACCGGGGCACGGGCGTCGATCCCCAGCGTCACCTTGTCCGGCCGGCGAGCACGGCGGCCGGCGCCGAATCCGCTCGGTACGAGAACCACCGGGCGGTCGGTGCGAGCGGCTGCAGCCAGAGCCGTCGATCCTACGGCCAGCCCCGCGAAGCCGCCCTCGCCGCGCAGTCCGAGGACGAGCATCTCGGCGTCCCCGCTCCCCGAACCGAGCGCCGGTACGACGGGCCCGGCGAGCCCGAGCCCTTCGGCCCGCAGTCCGGGATGCCGGGCAGCGAGCTGCGCCGCGACCCGCTCGGCCACGTACTGCGCCGGGTCGGGCCGGAGCTCGCCCGCGCCCGGACCGGGCGGCGGCGACACGTGGAGCACCCGCAGGGGCAGTCCGCGTCGCAGGGCCTCGCGCGCCGCCCACTCGGCCGCGGCGGCACCGCGCAGCGAACGGTCCACTCCGGCCACGATCACGCGCTCCATGACAACTCCCTCCCGGACACCCCGGGGCAGCTCCCCACCTTCATGGTGACCGCCGACCCCGTGTCCGGACAGGGCCGTTGAGCCCGGAGAGGGACCCACGTGCCGTCGGCTCCCGGCGCAGAAGGCCCGCGTGCCCCGAGTGGCACCCGGACCGGGACCGGCGGCCCACCGACGTGAGGGACCGGCCTCACGAGATGGTCGGCAATGTCCTCGCCAACGCGCGTACCCACACGCCCGGGACCGTTGGTCCCTGTCACCGCCTCGGCCGCGGTGCGAGTGTCGGAACTGAGCCCACGACGACGGAGGCACGTCTCACGGGCGGGGCCGGTTCGGGGACCGGTGCCGGCCGCCGTCGCGGCTCCTCGGGAGAGGAAGAACTCAGGGGGGTGGCACGGTGAAACGCACGGCGAAGGTCAGCGTCGGACTGTTCGCGACGTGGGCGGTCAGGCGCCCCGGTTCGCGCGGGATGAGGATCTTGGTGTCCGGTGGCTGGGTGAGTCGTTCTTGGTGCAGTGACGGTCACCCGGACCGTCCTTCATCGAGGGATCCCTGCTCATGAATCAGCCCGTCCGCGTCGTCTTCCGTTCCGCTTCTCGCGCGGCGCCCGCTTTCGGTGAGGGCCTGCGGGTCGCTCTCTACCAGGGGCAGGGAGCGGTCGGCAGCCGCCAGGCGGTGGAGCAGAACCTGGAGCGGCTGATCGAGGTGACCGCGCTGGCGGCGGAGTACGGCTGCCAGGTGGTGGTGTTCCCGGAGAAGTACACCACCGGTTACGCCATCGGCCCCGAGCAGTGCCGCGAGCTGGCCGAGCACCGCGAGGGTCCCTCGGTCGAGCGCGCCCGGCTGGCGGCGAAGGAGAACGGCCTGGCCGTGGTCCTGCCGTACCCGGAACGCGACGGATCCGAGTTCTTCGACTCGATCAGCGTGATCGCGGCCGACGGGCTGGTGGCGGCGAATTACCGCAAGACCCACCTGTACGGGGCGGCCGAGCGGCGCAACTACTCCTTCGGCAACGACCTGCCACCCGTGGTCGGCGTCAACGGCATCGCGGTCGGCGTGCTCAATTGCTACGAGTGTGAGTTCCCGCCGCTGTACCAGTACCTGGCTGAAAAGGGCGCCCAGGTCGTCCTTGGGCCCACCGCCGCCGACGGGCACTTCCGGCTGGCCGACGGCACCATGAGTCAGGTTCCCTACCAGGACGCCACCCGTCACATCATCCCCGCCATGGCCGGCATCTGGCGCCTGTTCATCGCTTACGCGAACCGCCGCGGTTGGGAACAGGTCCCGGCCGGAGCATGGCAGTACCAGGGCAACTCCGGCGTCTGGGCCCCGGACGGCGACCCCTTGATCGCCGCCACCGCCGAAGACCGCCACCACGACTGCCTTTTCGTCGCGGACTGCCTCCCCGCAACCGTCCCGCCCTTCAGCCCCGAAGGACACCACCCCACCGACAACCGCCTCACCCTCAACCCCGTCCTCAAGCCCGCGAGATGACACGCCCGCACCGTGCTCGGTGCCGATCGTGCGCCGACGGTCTCGGCCGGCTGCCCCATCCGGCCCAAGACAGCCGGTGGTGGGCCGGTCTGGAATGGGTCGAGGCGCACGCTGGAAGGGGACACCCGTGTCCGCCCACCGTCCGCGCCACGCGAACGAGGACCGCGACCAGGCGTACGCGGAGATCCTCGACTCCCGCGCCCGCCCCACCCTCGCCGTCGTCCTGGACCGCCGACGGCCTGCGCGTACGTGCCGGGGTGCCCTCCGGTGCGTCCACCGGCACCCGAGAGGCCGTCGAACTGCGCGACGGCGACCGGGATCGGTACGGCGGCCAGGGCGTCACCGAGGCTGTCGCCCCCGTCGGCGCACCCGATATGCCCGAGGCGGTACGTGCCGGTGCCGAGGTGTACGCCAGGCTCAAGGCGCGTCCCGCCCGCGAGGGCCACCCGACCGGTCTGGGCGACGAGGGTGGCTTCGCCCCCGACATCGCCCGCCCCGCAGACGTCCTGGCCCTCCTCGTCGAGGCCATCACGGATTCCGGGTACTTGCCGAGCCACACTGGCATCGCCATCGCCATCGCCCTCGACCCGGCCGCCAGCGAGTTCCGCGACACGGCCGACGGCCGCTACCGTGTCGCGGGCGAAGCTCTGACCAGCGATCAGCTCATCGACCGCTACGAGGCGATGTGCGACCGCTTCCCCATCTGGTCCATCGAGGACGGGCTCGGCGAGGACGACTGGGACGGCTGGGTGCGACTGACCGAACGTCTCGGCCACCGCGTCCAGTTGGTGGGCGACGACCTGTTCGTCACCAACCCGGCCATCATCGCCGAGGCGATCGAGAAGAAGGCCGCCAACGCCTCCTTGCTCAACGGGTCACGTGCCGGGTCGCGTTCCGGGGCGCGCGCCACCTGGTCCAGGAAGGCGCCGACAGCCCTGCCGAAGTTGTCGATCTCCGCCGCGACGGCCGCGGGGGCGACCAGGCCGACCCGGGTCAGGGCCGCGCTCCACTCGCTCCAGTCGTAGTCCCAGCCCCGTCGGTCGGCATGGGCGCGGCTGATGACCATCGTGAACCTGGCGAACTTACTGGTGACCGCCCTCTGATGACAATGCTCGACTACCGGTAACTGCCCCCGCAGTCAAGGCGTTCGGGGTGTGAGGGAAGCGGTACCCCTTGGAGCGCGAGGGAGGGGGACCCGGGCGTGTCCGGAGCTGTCAAGGCCAGCGTCGTACACTATAGTTATCCTAGAGCGGACGGGTTCCGGTCAGGTCCCACCTCTCAGGACTCTTTCGTCACCACGGTCATCAGCGTAGCCAGCGGAGGTTTCCATGCGCGTTCTGATCGTCGAGGACCATGCTGAAATCGCCGACGCTCTCAGGAGCGGACTCAACGACCATGGCTTCGAGACAGCGATGGCGGACACCTGTCAGACGGCCCTGGAACGCTACGCGGACGTGGACGCTGTCCTGCTGGACGTCGGACTGCCGGACGGCAACGGCATGGATGTCTGCCGCACCATCCGCGCCTCGTCCAGCGTTCCCATCATCATGGTCAGCGGTCGCGACGACGAGTTCGACCGCGTCCTCGGTCTGCGCATGGGAGCCGACGACTATGTAGTGAAGCCGTGCGGCCTGCGCGAACTGGTGGCCCGTATCGAGGCGGTGGTCCGGCGCGCCGTCGGCTGGGCCAGGTCGAGCGGCGGATCACGCGTGGTCGGCCCCCTCTCCATCGACCTCAAGCAGCGCCGAGCGTTCATGGACGGCGTCGAACTGCCCTTCACCCGCAAGGAGTTCGATCTGCTCGTACTGCTCACCGGAGAGCCCGGCAAGGTCTTCGACCGGGAGGCGATCATGCGCCATGTCTGGGGTCACCCCAGCGTGGGGGACACCCGGACCCTCGGTGTCCACATGGTCAGCCTGCGCCGGAAACTCGGCGCGCCCGAACTGATCCAGACCGTGCGCGGAGTCGGTTTCCGCTTCGCGCACTGACCTGCTCGCGCTGAGGCCTGCGGGGACACGTCCTGGGCGACGCCACGCCCGGCAATCCACAGGCCACGTCTGCAGGCGCCAAGTTTGCCGCGCGGTGCGAGCAGGGGGCGCTTCCGCCCGATCGCTGTGCGTCCGTGCCACCGGTCTCCGCTCCATCGCGGCGGCAGACCGCCCTACG
This sequence is a window from Streptomyces ortus. Protein-coding genes within it:
- a CDS encoding arsenate reductase ArsC, with protein sequence MSDSRPRPSVLFVCVHNAGRSQMAAAFLTHLARGRVEVRSAGSAPADAVNPVAVRAMAEAGIDLSAEIPKILTVEAVRASDVVITMGCGDTCPVLPGKRYLDWRLDDPAGQGVEAVRPIRDEIEQLTRSLLAELLPEHP
- a CDS encoding nitrilase-related carbon-nitrogen hydrolase is translated as MNQPVRVVFRSASRAAPAFGEGLRVALYQGQGAVGSRQAVEQNLERLIEVTALAAEYGCQVVVFPEKYTTGYAIGPEQCRELAEHREGPSVERARLAAKENGLAVVLPYPERDGSEFFDSISVIAADGLVAANYRKTHLYGAAERRNYSFGNDLPPVVGVNGIAVGVLNCYECEFPPLYQYLAEKGAQVVLGPTAADGHFRLADGTMSQVPYQDATRHIIPAMAGIWRLFIAYANRRGWEQVPAGAWQYQGNSGVWAPDGDPLIAATAEDRHHDCLFVADCLPATVPPFSPEGHHPTDNRLTLNPVLKPAR
- a CDS encoding glycoside hydrolase family 65 protein, translated to MTDRTWEYEGYDPADERLRESLCTLGNGYFATRGALAECAADDVHYPGTYAAGCYDRLTSEVAGRRTDNEDMVNLPNWLPLRFRLRDEKGYGAWFTPDTTTVLEHGQTLHLSSGLLERRTRYADAEGRVLAVRQLRLVHMADPHLAALRTEFTAEDFAGDLEVEAALDGAVTNAGVARYRDLDGRHLTHVHTDTAAPDTVWLRCRTRTSDIRIGMAARLVADTPVSVRHTSLSAVQRTLLPLAPGRTVSVDKTVALHTSRDPAISDPLRAAVDRVSRAPGFDELLESHITAWDQLWRRAELNVPGEAGHILRLHLFHVLQTLSPHTADLDVGVPARGLHGEAYRGHVFWDELFVLPYLNLHFPEVSRALLRYRHRRLEAACAAARAAGRTGARYPWQSGSDGREETQELHLNPRSGRWLPDHSRLQHHVGSAVAYNVWQYCQASGDAEFLHTKGAEMLLQIARFWADSATYDESLGRHRILGVVGPDEYHDAYPDAKEPGLDDNAYTNVTAAWVLTRALDVLENLPEPRRRELVERAALDGGELELWQDVSRSLHVPFHDGVISQFEGYGDLAELDWDGYREKYGDIRRLDRILEAEGDSVNRYQASKQADVLMLGYLFSPSELQALFSRLGHRLDEDTWRRTVDHYLRRTSHGSTLSGLVHGWVLARARRAEAWTFCQEALRGDIADLQGGTTGEGIHLGAMAGTLDLVQRGLTGLETREDALWLDPVPLPELSSYGFTLRYRGHWGVRLRMERGSLEITVPSSDRLPIEVRLPGRAVSVQPGETCRLVLPDREA
- a CDS encoding HAD family hydrolase, whose translation is MNPARARAGKPGDTLAPVLRDVRAVVLDTDGVITDSARVHAAAWKTAFDTFLRAHPPEDPHQGRPFDERDDYLRYVDGKPRPDGAAAFLVSRGLDPLAETVREVAADKERLYTGMLREHAVDAYPGTVRLLRALRRRGVPLAAASASRHAGELLTGAKVLDLFDTLVDGGEAARLDLPGKPDPALFLEAVRRLGVPADRAAVIEDALAGVEAGRRGGFAVVIGVDRTAGPGTGEALLRHGAHLVVRDLGALVGTGTGTGTGTGTGAAR
- a CDS encoding universal stress protein, coding for MERVIVAGVDRSLRGAAAAEWAAREALRRGLPLRVLHVSPPPGPGAGELRPDPAQYVAERVAAQLAARHPGLRAEGLGLAGPVVPALGSGSGDAEMLVLGLRGEGGFAGLAVGSTALAAAARTDRPVVLVPSGFGAGRRARRPDKVTLGIDARAPVGGAVDFAFDTARLHGARLHAVHVGTPPDRVAEGEADRAVSASRYAARVHREMELLADALRPWREKYPSVRVLEDVVLSAPVRALVRCSGSAELLVVGRRPGGGLGPVAHALVHLTGGPIAVVT
- a CDS encoding response regulator transcription factor encodes the protein MRVLIVEDHAEIADALRSGLNDHGFETAMADTCQTALERYADVDAVLLDVGLPDGNGMDVCRTIRASSSVPIIMVSGRDDEFDRVLGLRMGADDYVVKPCGLRELVARIEAVVRRAVGWARSSGGSRVVGPLSIDLKQRRAFMDGVELPFTRKEFDLLVLLTGEPGKVFDREAIMRHVWGHPSVGDTRTLGVHMVSLRRKLGAPELIQTVRGVGFRFAH
- the arsM gene encoding arsenite methyltransferase; translated protein: MSEQTTDLRETVRRRYAAAAVQVTEGGTACCGSQPVEIDDAFGSTLYAPADREQLPAEAVAASLGCGNPTAVAELREGERVLDLGSGGGIDVLLSARRVGPTGRAYGLDMTEEMLALALANTAKAGVTNVEFLKGVIEAIPLPAATIDVVISNCVINLSTDKEAVFAEAFRVLKPGGRMGVSDVVADDALTRAQRAERGDHVGCIAGALSFTEYHRGLQAAGFTDIEIIPTHAVADGMHSAIVHATKPGAAAPVTDGREN
- a CDS encoding ArsR/SmtB family transcription factor, translating into MSKQELPVIDQDDGAAGCCPGLLTAPLDEDRAVELAKVFKALGDPVRLRLLSMIASRAGGEVCVCDLTPAFDLSQPTISHHLKLLRQAGLIDCERRGTWVYYWLLPEATDRLAGILTRPAGGPLPAPA